In Pleuronectes platessa chromosome 4, fPlePla1.1, whole genome shotgun sequence, the following proteins share a genomic window:
- the ercc6l gene encoding DNA excision repair protein ERCC-6-like: MEVCPQDGGVTEVSEKLEKSLSMETEDKMEAYHRFIQDGKDVARDGNLHKALEFFKLALKLHQSEKLERRIKKIEELLSENDSEEEEEEFVNVNNSGLMLFKDLHDKLYDYQRSGLAFLYSLYRDGRKGGILADDMGLGKTIQVISFLSGMYDSELAKHTLLVMPTSLITNWTKEFAKWTPGMRVKDFHGTSKGERTRNLEKVQRRGGVIITTYTMLMNNWQQLSSYHGQEFTWDYMILDEAHKIKTSTTKTAKSASAVPSKNRVLLTGTPVQNNLRELWALFDFACHGTLLGTSKTFKSEYENPITRAREKDATPGEMALGSRMSENLMNIIQPYFLRRTKSEVQKDKMKRTQPKEEHSDNKDQSQVPIPPKDSGAVMPTLTRKNDLIVWTYLSPVQEDIYQQFISLDSIKELLLTTRSPLAELTILKKLCDHPRLLSAGAIAKLGLEESAAETQQSEDTLDHGIANVPDSTLISESGKMVFLFVLLEQLRQEGHRTLVFAHYRKVLDIMERILGNRGFKVLRLDGTITQLAERERRICLFQTDESYSVFLLTTMVGGVGITLTGADRVVIYDPSWNPATDAQAVDRAYRIGQTKNIVVYRLITCGTVEEKIYRRQVFKDSLIRQNTGDKKNPFRYFSKQELKELFSLEEPRSSSTQLQLQALHSRHRRTDPELDRHIARLHAMEIFGISDHDLMFSLELQHDEALEDQQEHHYIEGRVQKAQELMKAESELHMQLTESMASSTEPAWLRPPGDFSSRERSNEKLPRNPRPVPSYPLHDASLNSSLVVVESDQSGSSKEDEERIVSNRVIDLTADVSLTEEESVVDEHDEQNLDSPKQPTTNQDPAGEDPVPQEGADGSLLMMESDDAADASVQEAMDQSERSSAAERSPQYVTAVDEDQQLNGSSHSEHASEMQLSHRRISSLQSNRLSELQASDSSLRGDSSRASAGLESFEGNFNLQLEDSDMFSEDEVQDHQETEEEAKKLLSQLLMDGSFDVNKSLTERQLHESLRRSLSNGHDTEESMNGSVVATRKKRAAVISESEEDEEDDDEDADDDERPLENSFQVLGASTPKSAPADFSSRRSIGGNTSVASRRSLLQSIIEDVDNQDLTDEKEEDDDDDDDDDDDSSERKSDEAEEDDVIDSSHELQPEETTGETLSTEEEEESDSADVTSKSEGETSSDPEESASEPELASTERMEQCTVDGGVRTNGTKDVVESESYDSLVSRGRESYSRGKLENALGFFLRAIDIREGDPEIQLMTIRLYQQLSQKR; the protein is encoded by the exons GTCTTTGTCCATGGAGACAGAGGACAAGATGGAGGCTTATCACAG ATTCATTCAGGATGGGAAAGATGTGGCCAGAGACGGGAACCTGCACAAAGCGCTGGAGTTCTTCAAACTCGCTCTCAAGCTTCACCAGAGTGAAAAGCTTGAGcggagaataaagaaaattgaaGAACTTCTTTCTGAGAACGActcggaggaagaagaggaagagtttgTTAATGTCAACAACAGCGGTTTGATGctttttaaagatttacacGACAAGCTTTACGACTACCAGCGGAGCGGCCTGGCCTTCTTGTACAGTCTCTACAGAGATGGTCGCAAAGGTGGGATCCTGGCAGACGACATGGGACTCGGTAAAACCATCCAGGTGATATCCTTCCTTTCTGGAATGTATGATAGCGAGCTGGCCAAACACACTCTGCTGGTCATGCCAACTTCGCTCATCACAAACTGGACCAAGGAGTTTGCTAAATGGACTCCCGGCATGAGGGTGAAGGATTTTCATGGTACCAGCAAAGGAGAGCGGACCAGGAACCTGGAGAAGGTTCAGAGGAGAGGCGGCGTCATCATCACCACGTACACGATGCTCATGAACAACTGGCAGCAGCTGTCGTCTTACCACGGACAAGAGTTCACATGGGACTACATGATCCTGGATGAGGCACACAAGATCAAAACATCGACCACCAAAACAGCCAAAAGTGCCTCAGCCGTTCCGTCAAAGAACCGGGTTCTTCTCACAGGAACTCCTGTTCAGAATAACTTGAGAGAACTGTGGGCGCTGTTTGACTTTGCTTGTCATGGAACTCTCCTCGGCACATCTAAAACATTCAAATCAGAATATGAAAACCCCATCACCCGTGCCAGAGAGAAGGACGCCACTCCAGGAGAAATGGCTCTTGGCTCCCGGATGTCAGAGAACCTCATGAACATAATTCAACCCTACTTCCTCCGCAGGACCAAGTCAGAGGTGCAGAAAGACAAAATGAAACGTACACAACCTAAAGAGGAACACTCCGACAACAAGGACCAGAGCCAAGTCCCAATTCCTCCCAAAGACTCCGGAGCTGTCATGCCTACGCTGACGAGGAAGAATGACCTGATTGTCTGGACCTACCTGAGCCCTGTGCAGGAGGACATCTACCAGCAGTTCATTTCACTGGACAGCATCAAGGAGCTGCTCTTAACCACCAGGTCGCCTCTCGCTGAATTGACCATTTTGAAAAAGTTGTGCGACCACCCAAGACTTCTCTCTGCTGGAGCCATCGCCAAACTGGGCTTGGAGGAGAGCGCGGCTGAGACCCAGCAGAGCGAGGACACGCTGGATCACGGCATCGCTAATGTTCCTGACAGCACGTTAATATCAGAGTCTGGGAAAatggtttttctgtttgtgcttCTGGAACAGCTCAGACAAGAGGGACACCGCACACTTGTCTTTGCTCATTACAGGAAGGTGCTGGACATCATGGAACGCATCCTGGGAAACCGAGGCTTCAAAGTGTTGAGACTGGACGGCACCATCACCCAgttagcagagagagagagacgcatcTGTCTGTTCCAAACAGACGAAAGCTACTCCGTCTTCCTCCTCACCACCATGGTGGGTGGAGTGGGCATCACCCTGACAGGAGCAGACAGAGTGGTGATCTACGACCCCAGCTGGAACCCAGCCACAGACGCCCAGGCTGTAGACCGAGCGTACCGCATCGGCCAGACCAAGAACATCGTGGTCTACAGGCTGATCACCTGCGGCACGGTGGAGGAGAAGATCTACCGACGGCAGGTTTTCAAAGACTCCCTCATCAGACAGAACACCGGAGACAAGAAGAACCCGTTTCGATACTTCAGCAaacaggagctgaaggagctctTCAGCCTGGAAGAACCTCGGTCCTCGTCcacacagctgcagcttcaggcgCTGCACTCCAGGCACCGGCGGACCGACCCCGAACTGGACCGGCACATCGCCCGCCTGCATGCCATGGAGATATTTGGGATCTCGGACCATGACCTCATGTTTTCCCTTGAACTCCAACATGATGAGGCGCTGGAGGACCAGCAAGAGCACCACTACATCGAAGGGCGGGTCCAGAAGGCGCAGGAGCTGATGAAGGCCGAGTCCGAGCTGCACATGCAGCTGACGGAGAGCATGGCGTCGAGCACCGAACCGGCCTGGCTCCGGCCCCCGGGGgacttcagcagcagagagcgcTCCAATGAGAAACTGCCAAGAAATCCACGACCAGTTCCTTCATATCCACTACATGATGCCAGTTTAAACAGCTCGCTGGTTGTGGTGGAGTCTGACCAATCAGGTTCTAGTAAGGAAGATGAGGAAAGGATTGTGAGTAACCGAGTTATCGATCTAACTGCAGATGTAAGTCTGACAGAAGAAGAATCTGTCGTAGACGAACATGACGAGCAGAACCTGGACTCCCCCAAACAGCCGACCACCAACCAGGACCCGGCAGGAGAGGACCCGGTCCCTCAGGAGGGGGCGGACGGGTCTCTGTTGATGATGGAGTCGGATGATGCTGCAGATGCTTCAGTGCAAGAAGCTATGGACCAATCAGAGAGGTCTTCAGCTGCAGAGCGCAGCCCTCAGTATGTCACAGCAGTGGATGAAGATCAACAGCTCAATGGAAGTTCACATTCAGAACACGCCTCTGAGATGCAGTTGAGTCACCGTCGCATCTCATCTCTCCAGAGCAACAGACTGTCTGAGCTGCAGGCTTCAGATTCAAGCCTCAGAGGCGACTCGTCCAGGGCCAGCGCTGGACTCGAATCATTTGAAGGAAACTTCAATTTACAGCTGGAGGACAGCGACATGTTCTCAGAGGATGAGGTTCAGGATCAtcaggagacggaggaggaggcgaaGAAGCTTCTGTCACAGCTGCTGATGGACGGCAGCTTCGATGTCAATAAATCTCTGACTGAGAGGCAACTGCACGAATCCCTGAGACGAAGCCTCAGCAACGGCCATGACACAGAGGAGTCCATGAATGGTTCTGTTGTAGCTACAAGGAAGAAAAGAGCAGCAGTGATTTCTgaaagtgaagaagatgaagaagatgatgatgaagatgctgatgatgatgaaagacCACTTGAAAACTCCTTCCAGGTTCTTGGAGCCTCCACTCCTAAATCCGCGCCCGCTGACTTCAGCTCAAGAAGGAGCATCGGAGGAAACACATCTGTGGCCTCCCGCCGGTCGCTCCTCCAGTCCATCATCGAAGACGTGGACAACCAGGACCTGACTGatgagaaagaagaagatgatgatgatgatgatgatgatgatgatgacagttCAGAGAGGAAATCTGATGAGGCAGAAGAGGACGACGTCATTGATTCATCTCATGAGCTTCAGCCGGAGGAGACAACTGGAGAAACTCTGAGcaccgaggaagaggaggagtctgaCTCAGCTGACGTCACCAGTAAATCCGAAGGGGAAACGAGCAGCGACCCTGAGGAGTCAGCCAGTGAACCCGAGCTTGCGTCCACTGAGAGAATGGAGCAGTGCACGGTGGACGGCGGTGTCAGGACGAACGGGACGAAGGACGTCGTGGAGTCGGAGAGCTACGACTCGCTGGTCTCCAGAGGGCGGGAGAGCTACAGCCGGGGGAAGCTGGAAAACGCCCTGGGCTTCTTCCTGAGGGCGATCGACATCAGAGAGGGAGATCCTGAGATCCAGCTCATGACCATCAGGTTGTATCAACAGCTGAGTCAGAAACGTTAG
- the adam9 gene encoding disintegrin and metalloproteinase domain-containing protein 9, with product MRGRGGLLEVCLLLLLLGESTESQQTQHLVSYQLTVPRPIGGRLRRDVDGRLPSQVSYIISVDGNDHVVHLERNELLLPADFTVFSYSQNGSVITSRPPVQNHCHYRGFVQNMEGSSVAMSICNGLRGVLHLTGDSYGIEPLDSAPEQHLVYRLQDVTSQPRGCGTPHNDHSDSNTTDHAQREPEEIHHGQHSRVKRAVLHQTHYVELLLVVDNDRYNFMNKNDTAVREEMISLANFIDSIYKQLNVRVVLVGLEIWSQQNLISTEGGAGEVLGRFTQWRERELISRRRHDSAQLILKRTFGETAGMAFVSTVCSRSHGGGINAFTNNNLPSFASIVAHELGHNLGMNHDDGRSCTCPGKACIMHSGATGSRNFSSCSADDFEKMILSTGGTCLLNVPRPDEAYSAPYCGNRLVDVGEECDCGSQKECEEDPCCEYQTCRLKSGAQCAYGECCSNCQYLPGGTVCRSSTDECDLPEFCNGSSLFCQSDVFVQNGQACRNQQAYCYNGKCQHYDGQCQTIFGSKAKAAPAICFKDVNSKGDRFGNCGYQNYGHKKCESRNALCGKLQCSNVQAVTVFGIEPSIIITPIGGAKCYGVDFMLGSDVPDPGMVSEGTKCGEDKVCMNFECRSADIMNFDCDVGKKCHGHGVCNSNKNCHCEDGWAPPFCEVKGYGGSVDSGPTWNDKDTSLRDGLLVFFFLVLPLLALGAFVFLRKNELLRRLGLSRRKRSQGYQPDGAATDNPVRGPPPPRAQPPSAARGHASSIVRAGVVENSRTAPSHALRPPPPPLKPKPPAASQPLVPLRPAPAPPV from the exons atgagagggagaggggggctGCTGGaggtctgtctgctgctgctgctgctaggaGAGAGTAcag AGTCTCAGCAGACCCAACACCTCGTCTCCTATCAGCTGACGGTCCCTCGACCAATAGGAGGCAGGCTGAGGCGGGATGTGGACGGAAGACTGCCCAGTCAG GTGTCGTACATCATCAGTGTGGATGGAAACGATCATGTGGTTCATCTGGAGAGGAACGA ACTGCTGCTTCCTGCAGACTTCACTGTGTTCTCCTACAGTCAGAATGGATCAGTGATCACCAGCAgaccacctgtacag AACCACTGTCACTACCGGGGCTTCGTTCAGAATATGGAGGGTTCATCTGTGGCTATGAGCATCTGCAACGGCCTCAg AGGAGTGTTACATCTCACAGGCGACAGTTATGGTATTGAGCCCTTAGACTCCGCCCCTGAACAGCACCTGGTGTACCGCCTGCAGGATGTGACATCACAGCCCCGTGGTTGTGGAACGCCACACAATGATCACTCCGACAGCAACACCACGGACCATGCTCAACGGGAACCAGAGGAAATCCACCACGGACAACACAGCAGA GTGAAGCGAGCTGTTCTTCATCAGACTCActatgtggagctgctgctggtggtggacaacgacagg TACAACTTCATGAACAAAAATGACACAGCAGTGAGGGAGGAGATGATTTCTCTGGCCAACTTCATAGACAGt atctACAAGCAGCTGAACGTCCGAGTGGTCCTGGTTGGTCTGGAGATCTGGTCGCAGCAGAACCTAATCAGCACTGAAGGGGGCGCTGGAGAAGTTCTGGGTCGCTTCacccagtggagagagagagagctgatttCTCGCAGACGCCACGACTCGGCACAACTCATCCt GAAGCGGACTTTTGGAGAAACAGCTGGGATGGCGTTCGTGTCCACCGTCTGCTCCAGAAGTCACGGGGGCGGGATCAACGCG TTCACCAATAACAACCTTCCCTCGTTCGCCTCCATCGTGGCTCATGAGCTCGGCCACAACCTCGGGATGAACCACGACGACGGGCGCTCCTGCACCTGCCCAGGGAAGGCCTGCATCATGCACTCTGGAGCCAc AGGATCCAGAAACTTCAGCAGTTGCAGTGCAGATGATTTTGAGAAGATGATCTTGTCGACGGGGGGGACGTGTCTCCTGAACGTCCCGCGGCCTGACGAGGCCTACAGCGCCCCCTACTGTGGGAACAGACTAGTGGACGTGGGAGAGGAGTGTGACTGTGGATCCCAGAAG gagtgtgAGGAGGACCCCTGCTGTGAGTACCAGACATGTAGGCTGAAGTCTGGAGCTCAGTGTGCTTATGGAGAATGCTGCTCTAACTGTCAG tacctACCGGGAGGAACAGTGTGTCGCTCCAGCACAGATGAGTGTGATCTCCCAGAGTTCTGTAACGGCTCCTCGTTGTTCTGTCAGAGTGACGTCTTCGTCCAG aacGGACAGGCCTGCAGGAACCAGCAGGCCTATTGTTACAATGGGAAGTGTCAACACTATGATGGACAGTGTCAGACCATATTCGGATCCA aggCGAAGGCTGCTCCAGCAATCTGTTTTAAAGACGTCAACAGTAAAGGCGACCGCTTTGGAAACTGTGGCTACCAGAACTACGGTCACAAGAAGTGTGAGAGCAg AAACGCTCTATGTGGGAAGCTGCAGTGCTCCAACGTTCAGGCGGTGACGGTGTTCGGCATCGAACCGTCGATCATCATCACGCCGATCGGCGGCGCCAAGTGTTACGGAGTGGACTTCATGCTGGGATCAGACGTCCCTGATCCCGGGATGGTGAGCGAAGGAACCAAGTGTGGAGAGGACAAG GTGTGTATGAACTTCGAATGTCGAAGCGCCGACATCATGAACTTCGACTGTGACGTGGGGAAGAAATGTCACGGACATGGG GTGTGCAACAGCAACAAGAACTGTCACTGCGAGGACGGCTGGGCCCCTCCCTTctgtgaggtcaaaggttacgGAGGCAGCGTGGACAGTGGACCCACATGGAATG ATAAAGACACGTCCCTCAGAGACGGCCTgctcgtcttcttcttcctcgtcctccctcTGCTCGCTCTGGGTGCGTTTGTTTTCCTGCGCAAGAACGAGCTGCTGCGACGACTCGGGCTGAGCCGCAGGAAAAGGTCCCAGGGATACCA ACCGGACGGTGCAGCGACAGACAATCCCGTCAGGggacccccgcccccccgagcGCAGCCTCCCTCTGCTGCCCGGGGCCACGCCAGCAGCATCGTCAGAGCGGGG GTGGTGGAGAACAGCAGGACGGCTCCATCCCACGCTCtgaggcctcctcctcctcctct AAAACcaaaacctcctgctgcatcCCAGCCGCTGGTGCCTCTAAGACCCGCCCCTGCTCCACCTGTTTAA